In one Oncorhynchus nerka isolate Pitt River linkage group LG7, Oner_Uvic_2.0, whole genome shotgun sequence genomic region, the following are encoded:
- the LOC135572667 gene encoding transcription initiation factor TFIID subunit 1-like, with the protein MDIPLVYVCVCVWILQRPPQTTGQPQDHHRPQGHHRPQDQRTTGAQDHRNITGPQEHHRTTGPQDHRNITGPQEHHRTTGTSQNHRNITEPQEHHRTTGTSQDHGNITGPQGHRTTGTSLVHRNITEPQEHHRTTGTSQNHRNITGPREHHRTTGPQDHRNITGPQEHHRTTGTSQNHRNITEPQEHHRTTGTSQDHGNITGPQGHRTTGTSLVHRNITEPQEHHRTTGTSQNHRNITGPREHHRTTGTSQDHRATGTSQDHRTTGTSQDHRTTGTSQDLRITEPQEHHRTTGPQNHRTTGTSQDHRITEPQEHHRTTGTSQDHRILEVKNGRV; encoded by the coding sequence ATGGATATTCcattagtgtatgtgtgtgtgtgtgtctggatacTCCAAAGACCACCACAGACCACTGGACAACCACAGGACCACCACAGACCACAGGGCCACCACAGACCACAGGACCAGAGGACCACCGGAGCACAGGACCACAGGAACATCACAGGACCACAGGAACATCACAGGACCACAGGGCCACAGGACCACAGGAACATCACTGGTCCACAGGAACATCACAGAACCACAGGAACATCACAGAACCACAGGAACATCACAGAACCACAGGAACATCACAGGACCACAGGAACATCACAGGACCACGGGAACATCACAGGACCACAGGGCCACAGGACCACAGGAACATCACTGGTCCACAGGAACATCACAGAACCACAGGAACATCACAGAACCACAGGAACATCACAGAACCACAGGAACATCACAGGACCACGGGAACATCACAGGACCACAGGGCCACAGGACCACAGGAACATCACTGGTCCACAGGAACATCACAGAACCACAGGAACATCACAGAACCACAGGAACATCACAGAACCACAGGAACATCACAGGACCACAGGAACATCACAGGACCACGGGAACATCACAGGACCACAGGGCCACAGGACCACAGGAACATCACTGGTCCACAGGAACATCACAGAACCACAGGAACATCACAGAACCACAGGAACATCACAGAACCACAGGAACATCACAGGACCACGGGAACATCACAGGACCACGGGAACATCACAGGACCACAGGGCCACAGGAACAtcacaggaccacaggaccacaggaacatcacaggaccacaggaccacagGAACATCACAGGACCTCAGGATCACAGAACCACAGGAACAtcacaggaccacaggaccacagAACCACAGAACCACAGGAACATCACAGGACCACAGGATCACAGAACCACAGGAACATCACAGGACCACAGGAACATCACAGGACCACAGGATACTGGAGGTTAAGAATGGAAGAGTGTGA